The following proteins come from a genomic window of Vigna radiata var. radiata cultivar VC1973A unplaced genomic scaffold, Vradiata_ver6 scaffold_161, whole genome shotgun sequence:
- the LOC106779796 gene encoding fasciclin-like arabinogalactan protein 12 — translation MKIKQTLLFSILLIAPFFSITVLAQSPAAAPKSPAKPVPAAQAPAPAKPLVPALPQSPSSGADSSGTQDIVKILRKAKSFNTLIRLLKTTQIINQVNAQLVTSKNGGLTILAPDDGAFSELKAGYFNSLGDRQQKALIQYHVLPVYVSSSNFDALSNPVLTLASDSPTGYQLNVTAYGNSVNISTGEVNATLTGIVYTDKTLAIYHVDKVLIPLDFSRPKTIAPSPAVAKAPKADKDNSSAEDDDQAQATKDISGAIIHGTTMVSLGVALLAATATISF, via the coding sequence ATGAAGATAAAGcaaactctcttattctcaaTCCTTCTAATTGCCCCCTTTTTCTCAATAACTGTTTTAGCTCAGTCACCAGCTGCAGCCCCTAAATCTCCAGCAAAACCTGTTCCAGCTGCACAGGCTCCGGCACCCGCAAAGCCATTAGTCCCAGCATTGCCCCAGTCGCCCTCTTCAGGTGCGGACTCTTCTGGTACCCAAGACATCGTGAAGATCCTGAGAAAGGCCAAGTCATTCAACACACTAATCCGGTTGCTGAAAACCACCCAAATCATCAACCAAGTGAACGCACAGCTTGTCACCTCAAAGAACGGAGGCTTAACCATCCTTGCACCGGATGATGGTGCCTTCTCAGAACTCAAAGCAGGGTACTTCAATTCCCTGGGAGACAGACAACAAAAAGCATTGATACAGTATCATGTCCTCCCCGTTTATGTGTCAAGCTCAAACTTTGACGCTCTGAGCAACCCTGTGCTGACACTGGCCAGTGACAGTCCCACAGGGTATCAGCTGAACGTGACAGCATATGGTAATAGTGTGAACATTTCAACTGGGGAGGTGAATGCCACTCTCACAGGCATTGTGTACACAGATAAGACTCTTGCAATCTATCATGTGGACAAGGTGCTCATTCCTTTGGACTTCTCTAGGCCTAAGACTATAGCTCCATCACCAGCTGTGGCCAAGGCACCTAAAGCTGATAAGGACAACTCTTCAGCAGAAGATGATGACCAAGCTCAAGCAACCAAGGACATCTCTGGAGCCATCATTCATGGTACAACCATGGTGTCCCTTGGGGTTGCTCTGCTCGCAGCAACTGCTACAATCTCGTTTTAA
- the LOC106779786 gene encoding ER lumen protein-retaining receptor A, translating into MNIFRLAGDMTHLLSILVLLLKIYATKSCSGISRKTQELYAIVFMARYLDLFTDFISVYNTFMKLIFIASSLAIVWCMRFHPVVRRSYDRELDTFRYFFLVGASFALALVWHDKFTLQEVFWAFSIYLEAVAILPQLVLLQRSGNVDNLTGQYVFFLGAYRAFYILNWIYRYMTEPRFTRWIAGISGVVQTALYADFFYYYFISWKNNSKLKLPA; encoded by the exons ATGAACATCTTCAGGCTCGCCGGTGACATGACCCATCTTCTTAGCATTCTCGTCCTCCTCCTCAAAATCTACGCCACTAAATCATGCTCAG GGATTTCCCGCAAGACTCAAGAACTTTACGCTATTGTGTTCATGGCTCGTTATTTGGATCTGTTCACGGACTTCATCTCCGTTTACAACACCTTCATGAAGTTGATTTTCATTGCCAGCTCCTTAGCTATTGTTTGGTGCATGCGTTTCCACCCCGTGGTCCGGAGAAGTTACGATAGGGAACTCGACACTTTtcgatatttttttcttgttgggGCCAGCTTTGCCTTGGCACTCGTCTGGCACGACAAGTTCACCCTTCAAGAG GTTTTCTGGGCATTTTCAATATACTTGGAAGCAGTTGCAATATTGCCCCAGTTGGTTTTGTTGCAAAGAAGTGGAAATGTGGACAATTTGACCGGGCAATATGTATTCTTTCTTGG TGCGTATCGTGCATTTTACATCCTGAACTGGATATACCGCTATATGACCGAGCCACGATTTACTAGATGGATTG CTGGCATCTCGGGTGTTGTTCAGACAGCTTTATATGCAGATTTCTTCTATTATTACTTCATCAG TTGGAAGAACAATTCGAAACTGAAGTTGCCTGCCTGA
- the LOC106779779 gene encoding glutathione transferase GST 23, giving the protein MGSEEVKVVSFWVSPFGKRVEWALKLKGIEYQYIEEDIFNKSNLLLQLNPVHKKVPVLVHAHKPIAESFIILQYIDEIWKQYPLLPQHPYQRALVHFWADFGERKLLDTSWIAMCSSGDDKEEALKVAREAMEKIEEEIKGKKFFGGDNIGYLDLALGWISYWLPVFEEVGSMQIMDPLKFPATTAWITNFLSHPVIKENLPPRDNMLVYFHGRRKALSSSFQGWFKV; this is encoded by the exons atggGAAGTGAAGAAGTGAAGGTGGTGAGCTTTTGGGTGAGTCCATTTGGGAAGAGGGTGGAGTGGGCCTTGAAGCTGAAGGGAATAGAATATCAATACATAGAAGAAGATATCTTCAACAAGAGCAATCTCCTTCTCCAGTTGAACCCGGTTCACAAGAAGGTTCCGGTTCTTGTCCATGCCCACAAACCCATCGCTGAATCATTCATCATCCTTCAATACATTGATGAAATTTGGAAGCAGTATCCACTGCTGCCACAACATCCTTATCAAAGAGCACTTGTTCACTTTTGGGCCGATTTTGGTGAGCGAAAG CTTTTGGATACATCATGGATTGCAATGTGCAGCAGCGGGGATGACAAGGAAGAGGCTCTGAAAGTAGCTAGAGAAGCAATGGAGAAGATTGAAGAAGAGATAAAGGGGAAGAAGTTTTTTGGAGGAGACAACATTGGGTACCTTGATCTTGCCCTTGGATGGATCTCTTACTGGCTTCCTGTTTTTGAGGAAGTTGGATCCATGCAGATAATGGACCCACTGAAATTTCCAGCCACCACTGCATGGATCACCAATTTTCTGAGCCACCCTGTGATCAAGGAGAACTTGCCCCCAAGAGACAACATGCTTGTTTACTTCCACGGTCGCAGAAAGGcactttcttcatcttttcagGGTTGGTTCAAGGTTTAG
- the LOC106779790 gene encoding protein GRAVITROPIC IN THE LIGHT 1: METVKPKSALNNRSKKLAKTFQKVISLRSATKLASNNGICMLNSHLKVKEDLFSDHQAKTHQGNGRNRAVMEALIARLFAGVTTIKAAYAELQMAQHPYNNESIQAADQAVVDELKAISELKRRFLKKELDLSPQVTIMLAEIQEQQSLMKTYEITIKRLEAEVEFKESNVSSLKKHLDDCVSFNKTLEKKLNSSGSLSLFDNLTLSALIPTHFVHFLHHTLRSVRSFSKLMMAEMESAHWDLEAAVKFIHPNAVFAKPTHQSFAFESFVCITMFEGFNNPNFSVQEDPPQKHSLQHGQSLYFDKFKKLKSLNPKQYLTHNPNSSFSKFLKSKYLQMVHAKMECSLFGNLNQRKVVNSGGYPDSAFFIAFAEMAKRVWTLHYLALSFHDDITVFQVKKNTRFSEVYMESVTEEPVSASGESSDSNSGELRVGFTVVPGFKIGKTVIQSQVYLSLVGSPASS, encoded by the coding sequence ATGGAAACCGTTAAACCAAAATCAGCACTCAACAATAGGAGCAAGAAACTGGCGAAGACGTTCCAGAAGGTGATCAGCCTCCGAAGTGCAACCAAACTCGCTTCTAACAATGGCATTTGCATGCTCAACTCCCACCTCAAAGTCAAGGAGGATCTCTTCTCCGATCATCAGGCCAAAACCCACCAGGGAAATGGCAGAAATAGAGCAGTTATGGAGGCTCTCATTGCAAGACTATTCGCTGGGGTCACCACCATCAAAGCAGCATATGCAGAACTCCAAATGGCTCAGCACCCGTACAACAACGAGTCCATTCAAGCCGCGGATCAAGCCGTGGTGGATGAACTCAAAGCCATATCAGAGTTGAAGCGCAGGTTCTTGAAAAAGGAGCTTGATCTTTCACCCCAAGTCACCATTATGCTAGCGGAGATTCAAGAACAGCAGAGCCTCATGAAAACCTACGAAATCACCATCAAGAGGCTCGAAGCCGAGGTAGAATTCAAGGAATCAAACGTCTCATCGCTCAAAAAACACCTCGACGACTGCGTTTCCTTCAACAAAACACTTGAAAAGAAGCTCAACTCGAGTGGCTCGTTGTCATTGTTCGATAACCTCACACTTTCAGCGTTGATTCCAACCCATTTTGTCCATTTTCTTCACCACACTTTGCGATCAGTTAGAAGCTTCTCCAAGTTGATGATGGCGGAGATGGAGTCTGCTCACTGGGATCTCGAAGCCGCCGTCAAGTTCATCCACCCAAATGCAGTTTTCGCCAAACCAACTCACCAGAGCTTCGCATTTGAATCATTTGTGTGCATAACAATGTTTGAGGGCTTCAACAATCCAAACTTCAGCGTTCAAGAAGACCCGCCTCAGAAACACTCACTCCAACACGGACAAAGTCTCTACTTTGACAAATTCAAAAAGCTCAAGTCTCTGAACCCGAAGCAGTACTTAACCCACAACCCAAACTCTTCCTTTTCCAAGTTCCTAAAATCCAAGTACCTTCAAATGGTGCATGCCAAAATGGAGTGTTCCTTGTTTGGCAACTTGAACCAGAGGAAGGTGGTGAACTCTGGAGGGTACCCAGATTCCGCTTTCTTCATCGCATTTGCAGAGATGGCAAAGCGGGTTTGGACCCTGCATTATTTGGCATTATCGTTTCACGACGATATTACTGTTTTTCAGGTGAAGAAGAACACGAGGTTCTCTGAGGTTTACATGGAAAGTGTGACAGAAGAACCTGTTTCAGCTTCGGGGGAATCCTCTGATTCCAATTCCGGTGAGCTTAGGGTGGGTTTCACGGTGGTTCCTGGTTTCAAAATTGGTAAGACAGTGATACAGAGTCAGGTTTACCTCTCTCTGGTGGGTTCTCCGGCAAGTTCCTGA
- the LOC106779759 gene encoding uncharacterized protein LOC106779759, protein MGGGGVMWTAAKIAGIRVSRSGLHGFPVALPTEQSVWNASPSLSVAGVSSQGAKTAEVVPVHTAASWDEWDFADDGGLVVPRVVFGSAPTLEEAKEATADLKDAIDQVYFSPDSSYYSSPGCEVSALSPTLYDTISNPSAPEPAIRAFHLLSTSREVQAAVASVACDPNVWDAVMKNPSVRLLQAQLTAETEEVEKLSSCASEVVETPEKMEASSKSHSRNVFSNISGGLRNLKHRVIEVVRRCRVAGFLENIFSSSDTEKEKMDADGNTKTNFFDDMYALGGILVGLVTLLMMVIVAKRA, encoded by the exons ATGGGTGGCGGAGGAGTTATGTGGACTGCGGCGAAGATTGCCGGCATTCGCGTCTCCAGGTCGGGTCTTCATGGCTTTCCGGTGGCGCTCCCAACCGAGCAATCGGTTTGGAACGCGTCGCCATCCTTGTCGGTCGCTGGCGTGTCGTCGCAGGGAGCGAAGACCGCTGAGGTTGTCCCGGTGCACACGGCGGCATCGTGGGATGAGTGGGACTTCGCCGACGACGGCGGTTTGGTTGTGCCGAGGGTGGTGTTCGGTTCTGCCCCCACTTTGGAGGAAGCTAAGGAAGCGACTGCAGACTTGAAGGACGCGATTGatca aGTATATTTTTCTCCCGATTCTTCTTATTATTCATCTCCTGGTTGTGAAGTCTCTGCTCTGTCTCCTACACTTTATGACACAATTTCAAATCCTTCAGCGCCAGAGCCTGCAATTCGGGCTTTTCATTTGCTTAGCACAAGTCGTGAGGTTCAG GCTGCTGTAGCTTCAGTTGCTTGTGATCCAAATGTATGGGATGCAGTCATGAAAAATCCTTCTGTCAGGCTCTTACAAGCACAACTAACAG CGGAAACTGAGGAAGTGGAAAAGTTATCAAGTTGTGCTTCTGAAGTAGTTGAAACACCTGAAAAAATGGAAGCATCATCCAAGTCTCACTCGCGAAACGTGTTTTCCAATATCAGTGGTGGTCTGCGGAATTTAAAGCATAGAGTGATTGAAGTGGTAAGGAGGTGTAGGGTGGCTGGTTTCCTTGAGAACATATTCTCATCATCTGATACTGAGAAAGAGAAGATGGATGCCGATGGGAACACTAAAACAAATTTCTTTGATGATATGTATGCCCTGGGAGGAATCTTGGTAGGTTTGGTAACGCTGTTGATGATGGTGATAGTGGCCAAGAGAGCTTAG